From Solanum stenotomum isolate F172 chromosome 2, ASM1918654v1, whole genome shotgun sequence:
TTCCTCTGTCCATTTTGTGGAAGCATCCTTCTTCAGTAACTTGAATATGGGTTCGCAGATCACTGTAGATTGAGTTATGAACCGACTAATGTAATTCAGTCTTCCCAAGAAACTCATCACGTCTTTCCTGGTCTTGGGTGGAGGTAGCTCTTGGATTGCCTTTATCTTTGATGGATCCAACTCTATGCCTTTCCTGCTAACGATGAATCCCAATAGTTTTCCCGCGGGTACTCCAAATGCACACTTTGCTGGATTCAACTTCAGATTATACTTACGCAACCTCTCGAAGAACTTTCGTAAGTCATCCAGGTGGTCTGAACTTCTTTTGGATTTGATAACGACATCATCCACGTACACTTCAATTTCCTTGTGGATCATATCGTGAAAAAAGGTAGTCATGGCCCTCATGTAGGTTGCACCGACATTTTTGAGACCAAACGACATTACTCTGTAGCAATACACTCCCCATGGAGTGATAAACGCTGTCTTCTCTGCATCATCTTCATCCATCAGGATTTGGTGCTATCCTGCAAAGCAATCGACAAATGATTGCAACTCATGTTTTGCACAATTATCGATGAGTAAATGAATATTTGGAAGAGGGAAATCATCCTTAGGACTGGCTCTGTTGAGATCTCGATAGTCCACACATATTCTGATCTTTCCATCCTTTTTTGGCACAGGCACAATATTTGCTAACCATGTGGGGTAATTTGTGAGCTTTACAATGTTCGCCTCAATTTGCTTAGTTACCTCCTCCTTGATCCTTAAGCTCAAATGCGGCTTGAATTTTCTTATCTTTTGCTTAACAGGTAGACAAATGGGATCAGTCGGTAATTTGTGCGAGACAATATCAGTGCTTAATCCTGGCATGTCATCATAAAACCAAGCAAATACGTCAACATACTACTTAAGCAATTCTATTAACTCTTGCTTTCTTTCAGCCTCCAAATGTATACTGACTCGCGTCTCCTTCATGATTTCCTCATCTCCTAAGTTGACAACCTCTGTTTCATCCATATTGGGTTTCTTTTGACTTTCAACCTGCTCGATCTCGTGTGGCAGATTTTTAGGCATCATGCTTTCATCATACTCTTCGTGatcttgttcatcattttcacctTGCTCGGCGGATTCGTTACATGTCATAACCGTTGAACAaggatttttattaatatgagtGCTGAAAAGTGCAAAaggtaagtaaaaataaatagatatttaaaataacgagatttaaaaaaaaaagaaaataaagacttTTATTTCAAAGCATTCTAGCTTTTAGAAGAGGCAAGCAACAAAAGATTGGGCATGATTCAAGCCCCAATTTGATCATgcgaatttttaaaattaagactACTTTTCCACACTACCAGGACTCTGGTTAAAATAGCGACGGGCTGGTGGTCCAATTCTGCAAGATTTCTCCTGGTTTGGCATCACGAATGGTCAACTTGTTGAGATTTATCCCTTCCTCTTCTCCAGCCACGGCCACGAACAGATTGCCTAATCCTTCTACGATGTCATCAACGCCAGCTTGATCTGGAATAGAAGATTGTTCTGGTACAAAGATTGTATCGCTTGACCCGTGACAGTCTCTTTCCGAGGCAGGCTCATATCCTAGTCCGTTGCTGCCTCTCTAATGCTTCAACTGGATCGGCTCAACTATGCCATTGGACTTAGTTCCAAGTCCATTCTTAAGCTGATATTCGTACTTCAACATTTCTGACACAACCATTTTCGCTGCACTTGACAACTTGGTATCTTCGGGCTCTGCTCCCTCATTGACCCTTATAGCTTGCATGATTTCCAAAGTGTGAAAAGTGGCTCCGTCTAACTCGTTGGTGACCGGGATAGAATTAACAGAATGAATGGGGTGACTGAATTCTCCGTGGATGGTAATTTCTGTGTGACCCCACTCAAACTTTACACATTGATGAAGAGTGGAAGGAACCGCTCTTGCCATGTGAACCCATGGTCTTCCCAACAACAGGTTATAGTTGGATGATACATCCATCACTTGAAATAGAATGGGGAATTCAGCCGGCCCCACCTGCAATGTGAGATGTATCTCTCCGATGACACTTCTTTGCGCTCCATCAAAGGCTCTAACTTTCACACGACTTTCCTTTATCTCTCCCATATTAACACCTAAATTTCTCAGAGTGGTGAAAAGACAGATGTTGCATCCAGAGCCACCATCAATTAAAACTCGAGTCACAATCTTATCACAACATTTGACTGCGATGTGAAGCACTTTGTTATGCCCAGCCCCTTCTACGGGCAACTCATCATCATGGAAAGAAATTTTGTTAGCTTTCACTATTCTTCCAATCGTTGCAGCTAAGGTCTCACTTGTGGTCTCTTTTGGAATTATCACTCCGCTTAACACCTCCATCAAAGCATTCCTATGAGCTTCAGAACTCATAAGCAAAGACCAAATGGATATGTGGGCTGGCATCTTCTTCAACTATTCTTTAACCGAATAGTCTTTAGACTGCATCTTCTTCCAAAACTCTGCGGCTTCAGCATCAgtaatattcttctttggatTCTGTTTTTTTCCAAGAACTCTTTGATTTAGGTCCTCTGGGGCATAACACCTCCCCGACCTAGTCATCCCTTAAGCCACGGCAGTGTCGATCATCTTGCCCTTGGCACTTGCTCGATAGTCCCAAGGGACTGCTTTGGTGTCATACTCAGGCTTCTTAGCAATTAGAGTGGTCACTACAACTCTTGGGAGATATGTTTGGACAGTCAGAGGTTCCCTTAGTTGAACAATGATAACAGGTTGCGCCGAAGATGTCATGGCATCCGCTTCATCTATGTTTGGATAGTCGGGGGTCCCATATTCGTCATCCAGAGTAACCATGTTGACTTCCAAATTCTCATGGTTTGGCAAGGGATTGTTGTTCACATTGGGAGGTGCCAGAGTGCATTTGATTACTCCTCTCCTGATCAAAGACTCGATCTGGTTCTTCAAACCATAACAATCTTCTGTGTCGTGTCTCTGGACTCCCGAGTGGTAAGCACATCTCTTGTTCCCATCAAAATTATGAGGGATTGGATCAGGAAGTTTTCCTTCAACTGGTTGCAGCACTCTCGCTGTCCTCAACCTCTCAAACAATTGAGCATAGGGTTCAACAATCGGTGTGTAAGCGCGAGCATTTCTAGTTTCAGGATTTGGACGTGGTCTCGGTGCATATGCTGGTCTATTTTGGTGAATTGGTGCTTGGACAGGGACATATGGTCTTGGAGGGTTTTGGTATGCTGGTGCTCGGGGTGGGTTATAGTGTGGTTGGGTATTATACACTGGGACGTATGAAGTATGCTCAGCGATTTGGGGATTATTGGGGTATCAGTGAGATGGTCTTCCTGGTTGGTAAGTGACAGCTGAAACAtcctcccttttcttttttatgccGCCAATGGAACCCGATTGTATAGCCCTACTTGCAGCTTGCAATGCGACCATAGACTGAATCTTCCCAGATTTAACACATTCCTCTATAAAGTCTCCCATCTTGACTAATTCTGCAAACTTCTGACCCATCATTGACATCATCTTGTCAAAGTAGATACCTTCTTGAGCTCGAATAAAGTACTTCGAGAGCTCACTCTCATCTAGTGGTGGTTGCACCCTCGCGGCCTCAGTTCTCCAACGTCGTGCATATTCCTGGAAATTCTCAGATGGCTTCTTCTGTATATTGGCCAATGAGAATCTGTCAGCAGTAATTTCAGTATTGAATCTGAAACGAGTCATGAAGTCCTCGGCCATTTCCTGCCAGTCACGCCATTTGCTAGGGTCTTGGCGGGTATACCAAGTTAATGCTTCTCCAGACAGACTCTGAATGAACAACTTCATCCTCAACTTCTCATTTCTCTCTACACCGACTAACTTGTCACAGTATGCCCTTAAATGTGCGTGAGGATCACCCTTTCCGTCAAACATGTCAAACTTCAGTGGTTTGTACCCTACCAGCAGGTCAATGTCTGGATGGAtgcacaattcatcataatCCAAACTCTCTGTCCCTCTAGTGACTTGTAAGCTTTTCAATGCTTTTCTTAGGCCCTGAAGCTGGGCATTTATAGATGCATCTTCTTTCAGCCGAGCAtctttctccatttcttcaTATTGATCGACCTCGTATGGGACATTAACCACAGCTGGCATAGTGAAGGTAGGAGCCCTAGCGGCATATACGGGTGGAACATGTGTCTCATAGGGAGCGGCGACATGTGCCCCAAGTATCTGCTGCATTGTAGGTATGTAGGGTCGCGATTAGAAAGGTCGGGAACGGTCCTCACCGCGGTTGGAGAAGCTGGTGGAACTCGACCATGAGTAGGAGCGTGTTGAGTCAGTTCTGGCTGATTTGGTAAGTCAGCAGAAGGCAAGTCAGCCTTTAGGAAGTAGATAGGTGTCTTAAAAGTAGGGAAAGTGGTCGCAGATAGTTTGGCTAAGTCTCGCACTTGACGCAATTCTTCCCTCAAGATCTCGAGTTCTTGTTCCATGTGAGCCATTTTCTCCTTATTTTGAATGTCAGCTATACTTCGAGAACTTTCGGGGTTCTCAATAGGTACTATTATGTTTGCGGCAACGTTGAACTCGTCTTTATCACTCATTTTTCCCTTTGATCGAAGGTTGTATCGTGAGTCAGCCAGTTTGCAAGTCGACACAAATCAACATACTTTTGGGGATAAATaaagaaaggaaaacaaagaaaaataaaactgtTAGTTTGAGAAATATTGAAAGCTGTAACAAATAAGTAGATGTAACACATATATACGCCAATTCGGCGACATTCAAAGCGCGTCCTAACGTAGAACCTCTTTTTGCCTGAGGTAGGCCTACATTGCAATTAGTTTGATAATAAGTGATCCATTTAAACACATTTTAGATTTGGAGCAAACATAACTTCATTGATTACGGTTTGGCTATTACAACGATGTAGGCGGTCAGAAGTCGAAGAAATGAAAGTACAGGAGTGGCCATAAGGAATACAAAAGGGATAGGCCACTTGGCACTTTAAAGAGCTTATGAGAGAACTCATAGAAGAAAGATGATTTATGGCCAGGTTggagcatcatcatcatcatcgtccACATCATAGTAAGGACCCGGGTGATACTCTGGAGACTCTTCAGGGCCATGCTCGGATGAGATGTCTATAACCCCTCCATCTCTTGGGTCATAGACGTTAGAACCCATCTCAGAAACCTCCATGTGATCTTCCCACACTTTTTCTTCTAGGTCCTCTTCGAGGTCCTCTTTTGGGTTTTCTTCGGGATTTTCTTCTGGGTCCTCTTCAGGATCTTCTTCTGGATCTTCTTCTGGGTCCTCTTCAGGATCTTCTTCTGGGTCCTCTTCGGGATCCTCTTCTGGGTCTTCTTCCTGGGTTAAGTAATCGACGGATCCCGGAACTATCTGATTGTACATGGGTGTAGTGAACCCCATGCGAAGAAGCACCGATTTTCTAATCCAATCAACTTGTTGTCTATCTACAAACCCCCAATGTCCGTGTGCGCTTGGACGAGCCATATGACTTACGATATTCTGCCAAGCGTAATACTCTGGCGTACACCagctttcttcttctatttctaaATCGATTATGGATTCCCACTCGGCTTGCATATTTCTTATCCATTCAGTGAGACTGAAGTGAATGCATCTTCATGTGATCCCATTATTGACCATAGCGGAATGTCTTGGATAACTCCAAACTGCCGCATAACCCGAAGAGGTGCATATGGTTGGATTCCTCTGAGTCCGATTAACTCGATAAAGAAAAGTACCGAGTCCTTGCAAACGTCAATCATGTTACCCAAGAGAACTTCCATTGGATGGCCTCTCATGTGAGGTTGTTCAAAAATGTGTGCCATTCTTCCCTTCCTATCGGCGCACCCACCCAATTTTGGAGACGATCTTCGTGGCTTTCGATCTTGTTAAGAGCACCTATGTAGTAATCCATTTGGGGATCACGTCGATAGAAATGTTCCCTTGCCCAAATCTATAGCAATATACTGCATCCTCCGAAGAAATTGTGCCCCCTAATGCAGGCTGTCATTGAACGAAGAATTTCGGCGAGGATCATAGGCACCAAAGTAAATCTTTGTGGATAGTTGAAGATGCTTATAACCATCGGCAATATGTTGATGTCGATAGAATTGGACCTTATCGGGAACACCATACTCCTAAAAAAGCCATAACGAATACTCTTGGCCTCATATGCTCCCATGCTATGCGAGTGCATTCAAATTCACGCTGATATTCATAGTAACCTTCTGAACGCCCAAACCTCTGAAAGAGATAGTCCAACTTGACGTGCCCGCCGTCCACATATCTCAATGACCGAAATATGTGCAGATCCAAGAGACTTAGGAAGTCACCTGTACAAATAGTTAAGGGGATCACCGGTAGCCTCCCTCTAATCGGCAGTTTGATATACTGATCTCCTCTAGTGTGGGAGTGACTTCAAAATCTAGGAATTTGAAAGTTACGGTGCTCGGTTCCCAAAACCCATTAGCTGAGTGACAAAGATTTTATCGCATTGTGTCCCCAAAAGCGACAATAATGCTCCTAAATGCCCTTGAATCTCTGCCCCGTGTATCCCACAGATATTTTGCCACCAATTTTGTAGAATGTGGGGCGCTGAAACGACCATTTGGATATCCGGTAAGTCTTAGTTGAGGTTTATCTGAAAAGAGGTACATGGTGTAATGAGTTTATTTGCTCCAAATTTGTTAAGTGTTTAAGTTTGgataatttatatcaatttcacaCAAAGTTTATGTCGTTGAGTTTTAAAGAAGAAACTCATTGACATTTGGGTGGCTTCCTAAATGCAACGACAATACCGTAGACTGTCTTGCCTAAGGTTATGCAACATGACCTATTTTAAAGAGTAAGATTTTTTCCTAGATGATTGAGAGTGGGATTGAGTAATTGCGAGAAGGTGCACTATCTTAATTGCACCAACTCTGAAACTAAGAAATCCAAAGAGAGTTTCGGAGGAGTGCAGGAACACCCCTCGCGTGTACAGTGTGTGCGTGTACGGCCAAGACTCGATAGAATGTGCAAATGACACTGTAGGGAAAGCAGTAACAAGTAGTGTCTTAAAACAAATAAGGAACACAAGCTTGGATTTCACTTGCGACCTTTCAGTCAAAGCAATATATCAATAGCAAGCTGAAAAATAAACACGTAATCACAAATGTTGCtccaaaattgagtttttctAAGGTTAAAACCTAAGTAAGGTCCCCAACAGAGTCGCCACGCTGTCGCACCCTATTTCGAACCGGCcgaaacagttcacaacataatGTGACTGATGGGTTGTACTTATTTTGGGAAAAGATGAAAACAATTTGGGATTTAATTTGGGCCGTCGGATCGTTTGATCGGACGGTTAACAAAAATTAAGgagtttttaaaataatagtaataataattatatatatatatgtattaaataaatgataaaatcttAATTAACTAGGACCATTAGATTTAATCATAGGGTCAAGATTTTAGCTAAAGAGGCACAATTCATGTGCTCGCCTACATGACATACACGGATTGGCCAGTTTAAGGAGACTTGGATTGCCCAAAATtgctcaaataaaaatcatttaaatttaaaCTACTTCTTTATGAAATAGTCatgatttattaaattaaaaataattatttttcaagactaacttatttgataaaattagtcactcttaaaattaaattaagataaattagtaacacattaaataattaagctttctaattttgaacaatgtacgaaaaatatttattgcgacaaaggaattatatttgaacaaaaaatagattcaattcttaagaacaacatttagttttataaaaaaaatgagaaagtaagtagtaagatatatataatatatttaatctttataagaaataacatttatgatataaatttatcaagtcaaataaataataaaaaatctctttttgtattcctataaaaatttcataacatatatattttattattattattattgttataattattattatagttaaatgtggagagccaaaattgggtgtcaacaactacCTTAGTTGAACTTTCAGAATGTTCACTGTTCTGATAACACCTATCAGAAATAGTTATATAAAGGGGGTAtctatcaaatttatttgtAGATTTTTTAAGCATTACATATACTCGCACCCCCATCTCATTGTGTATCACCATCCTAGTACTACTCTGATCAAtcttatattcaatttttagtaCCTTCAAAGTCACATCCACAGCTAGTTGAGTTGCAATTATATTATACAACTTTGTAAAAGAGGTATTTTCTCTAAAAACAACTCTCTCAATAACATAGTCAGcataacaatttgcatcatccCATTTTCCACAATGCATTACCAAAATAGCTATGGAAGACATTAATGTATACAATTAAATATCAGTATAAATCAATTGTTATTAATCCATTTATACATACACTAATTTATACAGTTTTACAAATCAAAATCACTTTATACCAATTAatttatacaataattaacacaAATAAATTCTTCCAACTATTCCCTTTATACAATTATTCACTGAAATAGCTCAATTATACGACTGCAGATATAAAAGTCTACATTTATACGAACACTAACTTGTACAGATACTAACTCCACGTAGACTACATCTATCAATGAattatacatattcaagtaGCGATTCAACTAAAactaatttatacaattttacaaatcaaaatcactttatacaaataatttatacaataattaacacaAATAAATTCTTCCAACTATTCCCTTTATACAATTATTCACTGAAATAGCTCAATTATACGACTGCAGATATAAAAGTCTACATTTATACGAACACTAACTTGTACAGATACTAACTCCACGTAGACTACATCTATCAATGAattatacatattcaagtaGCAATTCAACTAAAactaatttatacaattttacaaatcaaaatcactttatacaaactaatttatacaataattaacacaAATAAATTCTTCCaactattttatacaattactCACTGAAATAACTCAATTATACAACTACAGATATAAAAGTCTACATTTATACGGACACTAACTTATACAGACAGTAACTCCACATAGACTACAACTGTCAATGAattatacatattcaagtaGCAATTCAACTAAAACTAATTTATGTAGTTTGACAAATCAAAATCACTTTATACAAACTAATTTATACATAC
This genomic window contains:
- the LOC125856071 gene encoding uncharacterized protein LOC125856071, coding for MSDKDEFNVAANIIVPIENPESSRSIADIQNKEKMAHMEQELEILREELRQVRDLAKLSATTFPTFKTPIYFLKADLPSADLPNQPELTQHAPTHGRVPPASPTAILGAHVAAPYETHVPPVYAARAPTFTMPAVVNVPYEVDQYEEMEKDARLKEDASINAQLQGLRKALKSLQVTRGTESLDYDELCIHPDIDLLVGYKPLKFDMFDGKGDPHAHLRAYCDKLVGVERNEKLRMKLFIQSLSGEALTWYTRQDPSKWRDWQEMAEDFMTRFRFNTEITADRFSLANIQKKPSENFQEYARRWRTEAARVQPPLDESELSKYFIRAQEGIYFDKMMSMMGQKFAELVKMGDFIEECVKSGKIQSMVALQAAMYNTQPHYNPPRAPAYQNPPRPYVPVQAPIHQNRPAYAPRPRPNPETRNARAYTPIVEPYAQLFERLRTARVLQPVEGKLPDPIPHNFDGNKRCAYHSGVQRHDTEDCYGLKNQIESLIRRGVIKCTLAPPNVNNNPLPNHENLEVNMVTLDDEYGTPDYPNIDEADAMTSSAQPVIIVQLREPLTVQTYLPRVVVTTLIAKKPEYDTKAVPWDYRASAKGKMIDTAVA